A single genomic interval of Picosynechococcus sp. PCC 7003 harbors:
- a CDS encoding glycosyltransferase — MKDLNSENYVTLAGFIPDEELADHYNLCDVFAVPSKGEGFGIVYLEALACGKPTIGGNQDGAIDALCNGELGVLVDPDDLTEISTVITEILQKTYPLPILYQPETLRQTVIEIYGFEQFKQNLAQLLSTQFS, encoded by the coding sequence ATTAAGGATTTAAACTCGGAAAATTACGTTACTCTAGCTGGCTTTATCCCCGATGAAGAACTGGCTGATCACTATAATCTCTGTGATGTTTTCGCCGTGCCCAGTAAAGGGGAAGGCTTTGGCATCGTTTACCTAGAAGCCCTGGCCTGCGGAAAACCGACTATTGGTGGCAATCAAGACGGGGCGATCGACGCCCTATGCAATGGCGAACTGGGAGTTTTAGTGGACCCTGACGATCTCACAGAAATTAGCACTGTAATTACAGAAATTCTGCAAAAAACCTATCCTTTGCCAATTCTCTATCAACCAGAGACTCTCCGGCAAACAGTCATTGAAATCTACGGCTTTGAGCAATTCAAGCAAAATTTAGCGCAACTTTTGTCCACTCAATTTTCATAA